In a genomic window of Streptomyces noursei ATCC 11455:
- a CDS encoding cytochrome c oxidase assembly protein, which produces MTVTTLASTTVASGLPELTAGRLIDSWRLDPYALVLILVLGGLYAWGVVRLARRGERWPVARTVAFAGLGLGAIALATMSGLAVYDHELFWPAAVQNIVLDLIAPLGLALGDPLSLALAALSQERPAARRLRAALSGRLLRFLTFPLVSTVLVLSSELAIYFTPYFPTALRHGPLHELMYLQLLVTGSLFVLPMLTRQELLPSWCSHPVRALLVLLDGLVDAVPGIVVMTSGTLIAGGWYASQHRPWDPSPQQDQMIGGGLMLTIAELVGLPFLIAVFAEWVRDERRRTRALDERLDRELAVAAATPTTTATTTTTAASTATTTATATATSPGEAAVPQPELTRPWWETDQGEVGERFRRGR; this is translated from the coding sequence GTGACAGTGACAACGCTTGCTTCGACGACGGTCGCGTCCGGTCTGCCGGAGCTGACCGCCGGGCGGCTGATCGACAGCTGGCGGCTCGACCCGTACGCGCTGGTGCTGATCCTCGTGCTGGGCGGCCTCTACGCCTGGGGCGTGGTGCGGCTGGCGCGGCGCGGGGAGCGCTGGCCGGTGGCCCGGACGGTGGCGTTCGCCGGGCTGGGGCTGGGCGCGATCGCGCTGGCCACCATGTCGGGGCTGGCGGTCTACGACCATGAGCTGTTCTGGCCGGCCGCGGTGCAGAACATCGTGCTGGACCTGATCGCGCCGTTGGGGCTGGCGCTGGGCGACCCGTTGTCGCTGGCGCTCGCCGCGCTGTCGCAGGAGCGGCCGGCGGCCCGCCGGCTGCGCGCGGCGCTCTCCGGTCGACTCCTCCGCTTCCTGACGTTTCCGCTGGTCAGCACGGTGTTGGTGCTCTCCTCCGAGCTGGCGATCTACTTCACGCCGTACTTCCCGACCGCGCTGCGGCACGGTCCGCTGCACGAGCTGATGTATCTGCAACTGCTCGTCACCGGCAGCCTCTTCGTGCTGCCGATGCTCACCCGCCAGGAGCTGCTGCCGTCGTGGTGCAGCCATCCGGTGCGGGCGCTGCTGGTGCTGCTGGACGGCCTGGTGGACGCGGTGCCGGGGATCGTGGTGATGACCAGCGGGACGCTGATCGCGGGCGGTTGGTACGCGTCCCAGCACCGGCCGTGGGATCCGAGCCCGCAGCAGGACCAGATGATCGGCGGCGGGCTGATGCTGACCATCGCCGAGCTGGTCGGACTGCCGTTCCTGATCGCGGTGTTCGCGGAGTGGGTGCGCGACGAGCGGCGCAGGACGCGGGCGCTGGACGAGCGGCTGGACCGGGAGCTGGCGGTGGCCGCGGCGACGCCCACGACGACCGCGACGACCACGACGACGGCCGCGTCCACGGCTACGACCACGGCCACGGCCACGGCCACGTCGCCGGGCGAGGCGGCCGTGCCGCAGCCGGAGTTGACGCGGCCCTGGTGGGAGACCGACCAGGGGGAGGTCGGGGAACGGTTCCGGCGGGGGCGCTAG
- a CDS encoding DUF998 domain-containing protein: MPNVPNPTTTGARTVYEPVVAPTTRYAGREATAALLFAAAALLYNWWPLEFLLPTGLDPRHSYVSELYAADQPLRRLFGSLEGACALLVITGALLARSTPSGHGRWARAGWLSLVGLALSSLADVLLPMACAPSVEHDCIAVHPWHTATSAFAHFFLFASMAFLSRAAAVQRPPMPAVRRWGPRVLAVAMPAAILTVGPLVGHPGWHGVPQRVHLTLVGAWFALLAWELGRSARRRRRWAGHWDGPWARYVEGLRRAWRTEPAGRANGPAGEPATPEPGTAGPGAAEQGNPGPGNPGPRNPGPGTPGAGPTHPNAPE, encoded by the coding sequence GTGCCGAACGTCCCCAACCCCACGACGACCGGTGCCCGCACCGTCTACGAGCCCGTGGTCGCCCCCACCACCCGCTACGCCGGACGGGAGGCGACGGCGGCCCTCCTCTTCGCCGCCGCCGCCCTGCTCTACAACTGGTGGCCGCTGGAATTCCTCCTCCCCACCGGCCTCGACCCTCGCCACTCCTACGTCAGCGAGCTCTACGCCGCCGACCAGCCACTGCGCCGCCTCTTCGGCAGCCTGGAAGGGGCCTGCGCCCTCCTCGTCATCACCGGCGCCCTGCTCGCCCGCAGCACACCCTCGGGCCACGGCCGCTGGGCCCGCGCGGGCTGGCTCTCCCTGGTCGGCCTCGCCCTCTCCTCACTGGCCGACGTCCTGCTGCCCATGGCCTGCGCCCCCTCGGTGGAACACGACTGCATCGCCGTCCACCCCTGGCACACCGCCACCAGCGCCTTCGCCCACTTCTTCCTCTTCGCCTCGATGGCCTTCCTCAGCAGGGCCGCCGCCGTCCAACGTCCCCCCATGCCGGCGGTCCGCCGCTGGGGCCCACGCGTCCTGGCCGTGGCCATGCCCGCCGCGATCCTCACCGTCGGCCCGCTCGTCGGCCACCCCGGCTGGCACGGCGTCCCACAACGCGTCCACCTCACCCTGGTCGGCGCGTGGTTCGCCCTCCTGGCCTGGGAGTTGGGCCGCTCGGCCCGCCGCCGACGCCGCTGGGCCGGCCACTGGGACGGCCCCTGGGCCCGCTACGTGGAGGGACTCAGGCGCGCATGGCGGACCGAACCCGCCGGGCGCGCGAACGGACCTGCTGGGGAGCCAGCCACCCCGGAGCCGGGAACTGCGGGGCCGGGAGCTGCGGAGCAGGGGAACCCGGGACCGGGGAATCCGGGACCGCGGAATCCGGGACCGGGGACACCGGGGGCAGGACCAACGCATCCGAACGCCCCGGAGTGA
- a CDS encoding MoaD/ThiS family protein translates to MSVKVRIPTILRTYTGGEAEVTAEGATLSEVIADLEKNHQGIAARVLDDAGKLRRFVNVYVNDDDVRFEQGLQTPTPEGAGVSIIPAVAGGC, encoded by the coding sequence ATGAGCGTCAAGGTCCGCATCCCCACCATCCTGCGCACGTACACCGGCGGCGAGGCCGAGGTCACCGCCGAGGGCGCGACCCTCTCCGAGGTGATCGCCGACCTGGAGAAGAACCACCAGGGCATCGCGGCCCGGGTGCTCGACGACGCGGGCAAGCTGCGCCGCTTCGTGAATGTCTACGTCAACGACGACGACGTCCGTTTCGAGCAGGGACTCCAGACGCCGACCCCGGAAGGCGCGGGCGTCTCCATCATCCCGGCGGTCGCCGGAGGCTGCTGA
- a CDS encoding alpha,alpha-trehalose-phosphate synthase (UDP-forming) yields MVSERSAVQPGAEVLVASNRGPVSYALGEGGELSAKRGGGGLVSGLSAIGADTDALWVCSALGDGDREAARRTGGLLDVADAGGQRVRMLDIPADVHAAAYNGVANSVLWFVHHMLYQTPLEPVFDADFRGQWAAYEAYNAAFASALADSAGPGAAVLVQDYHLALVPAMLRAVRPDVRIAHFSHTPWAPPEYFAMLPDDVQRQLLLGILGADRANFLTERWARAFTACCERALGPDCTAHWPRHEAPSVVAVPPDRKAHRTRIGVHGLGADAEFLRERSRRPDVEERMAALRGQIGGTDRKTVVRVDRTELSKNIVRGLLAFRRLLADRPEWRERVVHLAFAYPSRQDLAVYRDYTAQVGALAEEINAEYGTAGWQPVVLHVKDDFARSLAAYRLADVALVNPIRDGMNLVAKEVPVVSDAGCALVLSREAGAWEELGADALTVNPYDVGQTAEALHTALSMSAEERAARTARLAAAATALPPARWFLEQLQALGE; encoded by the coding sequence ATGGTCTCCGAGCGCAGTGCGGTCCAGCCAGGTGCCGAGGTCCTCGTCGCGTCCAACCGCGGGCCCGTGTCGTACGCCCTGGGAGAGGGCGGTGAGCTGAGCGCCAAGCGGGGTGGCGGGGGGCTGGTGTCGGGGCTCTCGGCGATCGGGGCCGACACCGATGCGCTGTGGGTGTGCTCGGCGCTGGGGGACGGCGACCGGGAGGCGGCTCGGCGGACCGGCGGGCTGCTGGACGTGGCGGACGCCGGTGGGCAGCGCGTCCGGATGTTGGACATCCCGGCGGATGTGCACGCCGCGGCCTACAACGGCGTCGCCAACTCCGTGCTGTGGTTCGTCCACCACATGCTGTACCAGACGCCGCTGGAGCCGGTGTTCGACGCCGACTTCCGGGGCCAGTGGGCGGCGTACGAGGCGTACAACGCCGCGTTCGCCTCGGCGCTGGCGGACAGTGCGGGCCCGGGGGCGGCGGTGCTGGTGCAGGACTACCACCTGGCGCTGGTGCCGGCGATGCTGCGCGCGGTGCGGCCGGACGTCCGGATCGCGCACTTCTCGCACACCCCGTGGGCGCCGCCGGAGTACTTCGCGATGCTGCCCGACGACGTCCAGCGGCAGCTGCTGCTGGGCATTCTCGGCGCCGACCGGGCGAACTTCCTGACCGAGCGGTGGGCGCGGGCGTTCACCGCGTGCTGCGAGCGGGCGCTGGGGCCGGACTGCACGGCGCACTGGCCGCGGCACGAGGCGCCCAGCGTGGTCGCGGTGCCGCCGGACCGGAAGGCGCACCGGACCCGGATCGGGGTCCATGGGCTCGGGGCGGACGCGGAGTTCCTGCGGGAGCGCTCCCGGCGGCCGGACGTCGAGGAGCGGATGGCGGCGCTGCGCGGGCAGATCGGCGGCACCGACCGGAAGACGGTCGTCCGGGTGGATCGGACGGAGCTGTCCAAGAACATCGTGCGCGGGCTGCTGGCCTTCCGGCGGCTGCTGGCCGACCGGCCGGAGTGGCGCGAGCGGGTGGTGCACCTGGCGTTCGCCTATCCCTCGCGGCAGGACCTGGCCGTCTACCGCGACTACACCGCGCAGGTCGGCGCGCTCGCCGAGGAGATCAACGCGGAATACGGGACGGCGGGCTGGCAGCCGGTCGTGCTGCACGTCAAGGACGACTTCGCGCGGTCGCTGGCGGCGTACCGGCTGGCGGACGTGGCGCTGGTCAACCCGATCCGGGACGGGATGAACCTCGTCGCGAAGGAGGTCCCGGTGGTCTCCGACGCCGGGTGCGCCCTGGTGCTCTCCCGGGAGGCCGGTGCCTGGGAGGAGCTCGGTGCGGACGCGCTGACGGTCAACCCCTACGACGTGGGGCAGACCGCCGAGGCGCTGCACACCGCGCTGTCCATGTCGGCCGAGGAGCGGGCCGCGCGCACCGCCCGGCTGGCCGCGGCGGCGACCGCGCTGCCGCCGGCGCGGTGGTTCCTGGAGCAGTTGCAGGCGCTGGGCGAGTGA
- the groL gene encoding chaperonin GroEL (60 kDa chaperone family; promotes refolding of misfolded polypeptides especially under stressful conditions; forms two stacked rings of heptamers to form a barrel-shaped 14mer; ends can be capped by GroES; misfolded proteins enter the barrel where they are refolded when GroES binds) → MAKIIAFDEEARRGLERGMNQLADAVKVTLGPKGRNVVLEKKWGAPTITNDGVSIAKEIELEDPYEKIGAELVKEVAKKTDDVAGDGTTTATVLAQALVREGLRNVAAGANPMALKRGIEKAVEAVSGALLDQAKEIETKEQIASTASISAADPQIGELIAEAMDKVGKEGVITVEESQTFGLELELTEGMRFDKGYISAYFATDMERMEAALEDPYILIVNSKVSNVKDLLPLLEKVMQSGKPLLIIAEDVEGEALSTLVVNKIRGTFKSVAVKAPGFGDRRKAMLGDIAILTGGTVISEEVGLKLENAGLDLLGRARKVVITKDETTIVDGAGDSEQVQGRVNQIRAEIENSDSDYDREKLQERLAKLAGGVAVIKAGAATEVELKERKHRIEDAVRNAKAAVEEGIVAGGGVALLQASSVFEKLELDGDEATGAAAVKLALEAPLKQISVNAGLEGGVIVEKVRNLTPGHGLNAATGEYVDMIAEGIIDPAKVTRSALQNAASIAALFLTTEAVIADKPEKAAAAAPGGMPGGDMDF, encoded by the coding sequence ATGGCCAAGATCATCGCGTTCGACGAGGAGGCGCGGCGCGGCCTTGAGCGCGGTATGAACCAGCTCGCCGACGCCGTCAAGGTCACCCTCGGCCCCAAGGGCCGCAACGTCGTCCTTGAGAAGAAGTGGGGCGCCCCCACGATCACCAACGATGGTGTTTCCATCGCCAAGGAGATCGAGCTGGAGGACCCGTACGAGAAGATCGGCGCCGAGCTGGTCAAGGAGGTCGCGAAGAAGACGGACGACGTCGCCGGTGACGGCACGACGACCGCGACCGTTCTGGCCCAGGCGCTGGTCCGCGAGGGCCTGCGCAACGTCGCCGCCGGCGCCAACCCGATGGCCCTGAAGCGCGGCATCGAGAAGGCCGTCGAGGCCGTCTCCGGTGCGCTGCTCGACCAGGCCAAGGAGATCGAGACCAAGGAGCAGATCGCCTCCACCGCCTCCATCTCCGCCGCCGACCCGCAGATCGGCGAGCTCATCGCCGAGGCCATGGACAAGGTCGGCAAGGAAGGCGTCATCACCGTCGAGGAGTCCCAGACCTTCGGTCTGGAGCTGGAACTCACCGAGGGTATGCGCTTCGACAAGGGCTACATCTCGGCGTACTTCGCGACCGACATGGAGCGCATGGAGGCGGCGCTCGAGGACCCCTACATCCTCATCGTCAACTCCAAGGTCAGCAACGTGAAGGACCTCCTTCCGCTGCTGGAGAAGGTCATGCAGTCCGGCAAGCCGCTGCTGATCATCGCCGAGGACGTCGAGGGCGAGGCCCTGTCGACCCTGGTCGTCAACAAGATCCGCGGCACCTTCAAGTCCGTCGCGGTCAAGGCGCCCGGCTTCGGTGACCGCCGCAAGGCCATGCTCGGCGACATCGCCATCCTCACCGGTGGCACCGTCATCTCCGAGGAGGTCGGCCTCAAGCTGGAGAACGCCGGTCTCGACCTGCTCGGCCGCGCCCGCAAGGTCGTCATCACCAAGGACGAGACCACCATCGTCGACGGTGCCGGTGACAGCGAGCAGGTCCAGGGTCGCGTCAACCAGATCCGCGCCGAGATCGAGAACAGCGACTCGGACTACGACCGCGAGAAGCTCCAGGAGCGCCTCGCGAAGCTGGCCGGCGGCGTGGCCGTCATCAAGGCCGGTGCCGCGACCGAGGTCGAGCTCAAGGAGCGCAAGCACCGCATCGAGGACGCCGTTCGCAACGCGAAGGCGGCCGTCGAGGAGGGCATCGTCGCCGGCGGTGGCGTGGCCCTGCTGCAGGCTTCCTCGGTCTTCGAGAAGCTGGAGCTGGACGGCGACGAGGCCACCGGTGCCGCCGCCGTGAAGCTGGCCCTGGAAGCCCCGCTCAAGCAGATCTCCGTGAACGCCGGCCTCGAGGGTGGCGTCATCGTGGAGAAGGTGCGCAACCTGACCCCGGGTCACGGCCTGAACGCCGCGACCGGCGAGTACGTCGACATGATCGCCGAAGGCATCATCGACCCCGCCAAGGTGACGCGCTCCGCGCTGCAGAACGCCGCCTCCATCGCGGCGCTGTTCCTCACCACCGAGGCCGTCATCGCCGACAAGCCGGAGAAGGCCGCCGCGGCCGCTCCGGGCGGCATGCCGGGCGGTGACATGGACTTCTGA
- a CDS encoding Ig-like domain-containing protein — protein MVQTRGIVRQRAAGWVGEGRPPRRRGRGLRGGRRLGGDDAVRARPGTPVTVDVLADDTDGAYSSARGLTVSGLDAPADGTAAVPDGTVAHTPDSGFSGCDSFAHAVADSRGLTATAAAFVVTPAKWPAPQGK, from the coding sequence ATGGTCCAGACACGGGGCATCGTCCGGCAGCGCGCGGCGGGGTGGGTGGGGGAGGGTCGACCGCCGCGTCGGCGCGGTCGTGGTCTGCGCGGCGGTCGTCGGCTCGGTGGTGACGACGCCGTCCGGGCCCGTCCGGGCACCCCGGTCACCGTCGACGTGCTCGCCGACGACACCGACGGCGCTTACAGCTCGGCCCGCGGCCTGACCGTCAGCGGGCTGGACGCGCCCGCCGACGGCACCGCCGCCGTGCCGGACGGCACGGTCGCCCACACCCCCGACTCCGGTTTCTCCGGCTGCGATTCCTTCGCCCACGCGGTCGCCGACAGCCGCGGCCTGACCGCCACCGCCGCGGCCTTCGTCGTCACCCCCGCGAAGTGGCCAGCTCCTCAAGGGAAGTAG
- the thrC gene encoding threonine synthase, whose amino-acid sequence MAVQATESTPSVALGPAVALSCRECGERFPLGPIFACQECFGPLEVAYALPTGDPEALKKQIEAGPANIWRYAPLLPVPADVADKPNLNPGFTKLVKADRLAAELGVTGGLYVKDDSGNPTHSFKDRVVAIAVEAARAFGFTTLSCSSTGNLAGAVGAAARRAGLKSCVFIPHDLEPGKVVMAAVYGGDLVAIEGNYDDVNRFCSELIGDPLGEGWGFVNVNLRPYYGEGSKTLAYEICEQLGWRLPDQLVIPIASGSQLTKIDKGLKELIALGLVEDKPYKIFGAQAEGCSPVSAAFKAGHEVVRPQKPNTIAKSLAIGNPADGPYVLDIARRTGGAVEDVTDPQIVDAIRLLARTEGIFAETAGGVTVGVTRKLIENGVLDPSLTTVVLNTGDGLKTLDAVAAGPTATIRPDLDAFRAAGLAG is encoded by the coding sequence ATGGCTGTGCAAGCAACCGAATCCACGCCTTCTGTCGCACTCGGTCCCGCCGTCGCCCTGTCCTGTCGCGAATGCGGCGAGCGCTTCCCGCTCGGCCCGATCTTCGCGTGCCAGGAGTGTTTCGGCCCGCTGGAAGTCGCCTACGCGCTTCCCACCGGCGACCCCGAGGCACTGAAGAAGCAGATCGAGGCCGGTCCCGCCAACATCTGGCGCTATGCGCCGCTGCTGCCCGTCCCCGCGGACGTGGCCGACAAGCCCAACCTCAACCCCGGTTTCACCAAGCTCGTCAAGGCCGACCGGCTCGCCGCCGAGCTGGGTGTCACCGGCGGCCTGTACGTCAAGGACGACTCCGGCAACCCCACCCACTCCTTCAAGGACCGGGTCGTGGCGATCGCCGTCGAGGCCGCCCGCGCCTTCGGCTTCACCACCCTCTCCTGCTCCTCGACCGGCAACCTCGCCGGTGCGGTCGGCGCCGCGGCGCGCCGCGCGGGCCTGAAGTCCTGCGTCTTCATCCCGCACGACCTGGAGCCCGGCAAGGTCGTGATGGCCGCGGTCTACGGCGGTGACCTGGTCGCCATCGAGGGCAACTACGACGACGTCAACCGCTTCTGCTCCGAGCTCATCGGCGACCCGCTGGGCGAGGGCTGGGGCTTCGTCAACGTCAACCTCCGCCCGTACTACGGCGAGGGCTCCAAGACGCTGGCGTACGAGATCTGCGAGCAGCTCGGCTGGCGGCTGCCGGACCAGCTGGTCATCCCCATCGCGTCCGGCTCCCAGCTCACCAAGATCGACAAGGGGCTGAAGGAGCTGATCGCCCTCGGCCTGGTCGAGGACAAGCCGTACAAGATCTTCGGGGCGCAGGCCGAGGGCTGCTCGCCGGTGTCCGCGGCCTTCAAGGCCGGGCACGAGGTCGTCAGGCCGCAGAAGCCGAACACCATCGCCAAGTCGCTGGCGATCGGCAACCCGGCGGACGGCCCGTACGTGCTCGACATCGCGCGCCGCACCGGCGGGGCCGTCGAGGACGTCACCGACCCGCAGATCGTGGACGCGATCAGGCTGCTGGCCCGTACGGAGGGGATCTTCGCGGAGACCGCGGGCGGCGTGACCGTCGGCGTGACCAGGAAGCTCATCGAGAACGGCGTGCTGGACCCGTCGCTGACCACCGTCGTGCTGAACACCGGTGACGGCCTGAAGACCCTCGACGCCGTCGCCGCCGGGCCCACCGCCACCATCCGGCCGGACCTGGACGCGTTCCGCGCGGCCGGCCTGGCCGGCTGA
- a CDS encoding cold-shock protein — MAQGTVKWFNAEKGYGFIAVDGGADVFVHYSAIQMDGYRTLEEGQRVEFEISQGQKGPQADMVRVTA; from the coding sequence ATGGCTCAGGGCACCGTCAAGTGGTTCAACGCGGAGAAGGGGTACGGCTTCATCGCGGTCGACGGTGGTGCGGATGTTTTCGTCCACTACAGCGCGATCCAGATGGACGGGTACCGCACCCTGGAGGAGGGTCAGCGGGTCGAGTTCGAGATCTCGCAGGGCCAGAAGGGGCCACAGGCGGACATGGTCCGGGTCACCGCCTGA
- a CDS encoding glucosyl-3-phosphoglycerate synthase, translating into MLEEVERWLAGRSWSAADRPLEQLLEAKRQTGRTVSVVLPALDEEATVGAIVAAIRADLMTEEVPLVDELVVLDSGSTDRTAEVAAAAGARVVHRDSVLPRIPALPGKGEVLWRSLLVTSGDIVCFVDADLREFSSTFVSGIVGPLLTDPEVQFVKAMYDRPLDTGQGGRPAGGEQGGRVTELVARPLLNLHWPRLAGFVQPLGGEYAARRSLLERLPFPVGYGVELGLLVDALHTVGLDALAQVDVGVRRHRHQGGQALGRMAAAIYRTAQLRLARGHLVRPRLTQFERGEHGFVPRTTGVDTEERPPMAEIPEYAERRAA; encoded by the coding sequence GTGCTGGAAGAAGTGGAGCGCTGGCTGGCCGGCCGCTCCTGGTCCGCCGCGGACCGCCCCCTGGAGCAGCTGTTGGAGGCCAAGCGCCAGACGGGGCGGACGGTCAGCGTGGTGCTGCCCGCGCTCGACGAGGAGGCGACGGTCGGCGCGATCGTCGCGGCGATCCGCGCCGATCTGATGACCGAGGAGGTGCCGCTGGTCGACGAGCTGGTGGTGCTGGATTCGGGCTCCACCGACCGCACCGCCGAGGTCGCCGCGGCGGCCGGCGCCCGGGTCGTCCACCGGGACAGCGTGCTGCCCCGGATCCCGGCGCTGCCCGGCAAGGGCGAGGTGCTGTGGCGCTCACTGCTGGTGACCAGCGGCGACATCGTCTGCTTCGTCGACGCCGACCTGCGGGAGTTCTCCTCCACCTTCGTCTCGGGGATCGTCGGGCCGCTGCTGACCGACCCGGAGGTCCAGTTCGTCAAGGCGATGTACGACCGGCCGCTGGACACCGGCCAGGGCGGGCGTCCCGCCGGAGGCGAGCAGGGCGGCAGGGTCACCGAGCTGGTCGCCCGGCCGCTGCTCAACCTCCACTGGCCGCGGCTGGCCGGGTTCGTGCAGCCGCTGGGCGGGGAGTACGCGGCGCGCCGCTCGCTGCTGGAGCGGCTGCCGTTCCCGGTCGGCTACGGCGTGGAGCTGGGTCTGCTGGTGGACGCGCTGCACACCGTCGGGCTGGACGCCCTGGCGCAGGTGGACGTCGGGGTGCGCAGGCACCGCCACCAGGGCGGCCAGGCGCTCGGCCGGATGGCCGCGGCGATCTACCGCACCGCCCAACTCCGGCTGGCCCGCGGCCATTTGGTGCGGCCCCGGCTGACCCAGTTCGAGCGCGGCGAGCACGGCTTCGTGCCGCGGACGACGGGGGTGGACACCGAGGAGCGTCCGCCGATGGCCGAAATACCGGAGTACGCGGAACGGCGGGCGGCCTGA